A section of the Amycolatopsis sp. AA4 genome encodes:
- a CDS encoding TetR/AcrR family transcriptional regulator, with protein sequence MTHNRRGRPREQGIDTAVRAAVNALLEEVGYQRCTVDAIAARAGVGKAALYRRWKSKAELVFAAVVHDDALAAPPDTGTLRGDVAAVLADIQSALDGPQVRNALPGLLADLRAEDAPTARLGELFLIREREYLAEVLDRALSRGELSRRPELPAVHAMLLGSVFAWLHFLRETAPPEGLAAGLYGAIVELGR encoded by the coding sequence ATGACGCACAACCGGCGCGGACGACCGCGCGAGCAGGGCATCGACACGGCGGTGCGGGCCGCGGTCAACGCACTGCTGGAGGAGGTCGGCTACCAGCGGTGCACGGTCGACGCGATCGCCGCGCGCGCCGGAGTCGGCAAGGCGGCGTTGTACCGGCGCTGGAAGTCCAAAGCAGAACTCGTCTTCGCTGCAGTCGTGCACGACGACGCACTCGCGGCACCCCCCGACACCGGCACCCTGCGCGGCGACGTAGCGGCTGTTCTGGCCGACATTCAGTCCGCTTTGGACGGACCGCAAGTGCGAAACGCCTTGCCCGGCCTGCTCGCCGACCTCCGCGCCGAAGACGCGCCCACCGCTCGCCTAGGCGAGTTGTTCCTGATCCGGGAACGGGAATACTTGGCCGAAGTACTCGACCGCGCGCTCTCCCGCGGCGAACTGTCCCGACGCCCCGAGTTGCCCGCAGTGCACGCGATGCTGCTCGGTTCAGTCTTCGCCTGGCTCCATTTTTTGCGCGAAACAGCACCGCCTGAGGGTCTCGCCGCCGGCCTGTACGGAGCCATTGTCGAACTGGGCAGGTAA
- a CDS encoding SRPBCC family protein, whose product MTWDRTSARTLAVDPAALWDVLADVENWPRWDPDVARVVLHGPPATGSTGFLYPSGGFRGSVHAKIAKDFTFTNWRPGHEFTLCQPVPLGKMDLGLSVEAVPGGAELTQRVVLDTPLRAVMVRIIGADVVANFGRKCDTLTRLATAKTS is encoded by the coding sequence ATGACCTGGGACAGAACCTCCGCCCGCACCCTCGCGGTCGACCCGGCCGCGCTCTGGGACGTCCTCGCCGACGTCGAGAACTGGCCGCGCTGGGATCCGGACGTCGCGCGCGTCGTGCTGCACGGCCCGCCCGCGACGGGATCGACCGGATTCCTTTACCCCAGCGGCGGATTCCGCGGCAGCGTGCACGCGAAAATCGCGAAGGACTTCACCTTCACGAACTGGCGGCCCGGACACGAGTTCACGCTCTGCCAGCCCGTTCCGCTCGGGAAAATGGACCTCGGACTGAGCGTCGAGGCCGTCCCCGGCGGGGCCGAGCTGACCCAGCGCGTCGTCCTCGACACGCCGTTGCGGGCGGTCATGGTGCGGATCATCGGCGCTGACGTCGTGGCGAACTTCGGCCGGAAATGCGACACGTTGACGCGGCTCGCGACCGCGAAAACGAGCTGA
- the infA gene encoding translation initiation factor IF-1: protein MAGKGGIEVEGTVVECLRDARFTVELANGHHVLAHVSGKIRKNFIKIVPFDRVLVELSPYDLDRGRILFRYRN from the coding sequence ATGGCCGGTAAGGGCGGGATCGAAGTAGAGGGAACCGTGGTCGAGTGCCTGCGCGACGCCCGGTTCACCGTCGAACTGGCGAACGGGCACCACGTGCTGGCCCACGTCAGCGGCAAGATCAGAAAGAACTTCATCAAGATCGTGCCGTTCGACCGGGTTTTGGTGGAGCTGAGCCCGTACGACCTCGACCGGGGCCGGATCCTGTTCCGGTACCGGAACTAG
- a CDS encoding GNAT family N-acetyltransferase, with product MDTLRFTAGEPAVRITRVGPGLWEAWDDGRLAGRGEATARPDGRVFLSVDAWHRSVFDQLAREMLAALPDPLHTVVDETDRELLDGWQRAGLTVRRREWEYVVPTNPQVTGPVELPSGVTVVPAGSAEEGPLRELDRVVRAEVEATVGWSEMPAEVLPRPAGDTVVDPSKYAVAVEDGEYVGLVRVVQVTRLPRIGLIAVRADRQRRGIARGLLTHTLDVLHRAGIPTASAEVNEANEAATALFEGVGARRANSTVELMRHGR from the coding sequence ATGGACACTCTGCGTTTCACCGCGGGCGAACCCGCGGTGCGCATCACCCGGGTCGGACCGGGACTCTGGGAAGCTTGGGACGACGGCCGCTTGGCCGGCCGCGGCGAGGCCACCGCGCGGCCGGACGGGCGGGTCTTCCTCAGCGTCGACGCCTGGCACCGTTCCGTCTTCGACCAGCTTGCCCGCGAGATGCTCGCCGCGCTGCCGGACCCGCTCCACACCGTGGTCGACGAAACCGACCGCGAGCTGCTCGACGGCTGGCAACGGGCCGGTCTGACCGTTCGGCGGCGCGAGTGGGAGTACGTCGTGCCCACGAACCCGCAGGTCACCGGGCCGGTCGAGCTGCCGTCGGGCGTCACAGTCGTGCCCGCCGGATCCGCTGAAGAGGGTCCGTTGCGCGAGCTGGACCGCGTCGTTCGCGCCGAGGTCGAGGCGACGGTCGGCTGGTCGGAAATGCCCGCCGAGGTGCTGCCCCGGCCGGCCGGCGACACCGTCGTGGACCCGTCGAAATACGCCGTGGCGGTCGAGGACGGCGAGTACGTCGGGCTGGTCCGGGTAGTTCAGGTGACGCGCCTGCCCCGGATCGGGCTCATCGCCGTCCGGGCGGACCGGCAACGTCGCGGCATCGCACGCGGGTTGCTGACGCACACGCTCGATGTCCTGCACCGAGCGGGAATCCCGACGGCCTCGGCCGAGGTGAACGAGGCCAACGAAGCGGCGACGGCGCTGTTCGAGGGCGTCGGCGCGCGGCGGGCGAACAGCACGGTGGAGCTGATGCGCCATGGCCGGTAA